The window ATCAAACTCAAAAAAGCTGCCGAACTATTGATTCAAAGCGATTTGCAGATTAAGGAGGTGGCCTACAAAATTGGTTTCCAGGATGTGCGGTATTTCAGAGAGCAATTTTTTAAGCTTTTTGAATTGAACCCGTCGGATTTTATCCGCAAGTACAGGAAAACGTTTGTGAAAAGTTATAACATTGGTGCAGGCATGTCGCCCGAGAAAGCCAGGCAGTAGCCGCAATATTAGGCGGCCTCAATGCCTGGGTACAAATCTAACCCGGTTTAGGAGTTGCTTCCTGGCCGGGTTTTTTATTTAAAATGGTCTTCTCTTGCAAAGCCGGTCACTGTGTTGTTACCGGCTGCTCCGTGTTGCCGGCTTATATTACCTGTTAATTAGGCAATTAGTGCGCGAATAAATGCTGCTCTTGTCATATCGTTAATTTGATGCCCGGTAGTGCTCCCTAAGCGCACTGATAATTACTTCGTTCACCAAATTGAGGGTGAAATTTACCCAAATATCAAAAGCTGCTCCTAAACCGGTTTTTTAGCACCTTTTTGGCCAGTTTACGTCCGCTGTATGGTTGTTTTATAGCCTTTCTATCGCCCAAAATCCACTCATATTAGCTGCTGTAAAACCAATTATCCGGCAATCAAAAAAAGTTCGGGCCAATTTTTTAGTCTGATTTTAAACGGTTGTTTTTGGGAGCAGTGGGAACCAATATCAATTATAACTATCCATTTTTTATGAACATGAATGACCAGTTGGCCATACGTTGGGAAAAAACCCGGCAGGGCGATGTCAGTGAATTTGGCGCTATTCATCACGAACTGTACCCGGTACTTTATCACTATGTGCTGAAAATTACCCGAGATGAAATTGTATCGCAAGACCTGGTTCAGGAGTTGTTCATAAAAATGTGGGAACGCAGGGAAAGGCTTGGGCCTATATACAACGTAAGGGTTTACTTTTTTAAGGCGGCCCGCTCACTTGCGCTCAACTATTTTAAGAGCCAGAAGAACCATTTACCAATAGCCGAAGACCAGCGCGAAATTGACCTGGCTTTTTCGCAGGAAGAGATTTGGGTGAACGGCGAAAATGATGTGGAGTTCAACAGGTTATTAACACTTGCGCTGAATGCCTTACCCAAAAGGCAAAAGGAAATGGTACATTTAAAATATTTTGACGGCTGGACGTATGAGCAAATAGCCGAGGTAACCGGGATAAATTACCAATCGGTAGTAAACCACGTACACCGGGCTATGCAACAGTTGCGCACCAATTTGGTAGATGATAAAAGGGTGCAATCCTGCCGTATCGCGGTTTGACAGAACTAACGGCAAATTTAGCACGTGTATGAAAATTATTGGCTGCTAATTTACTCCCTGCTTCCCTGCGAAGGGACGCAACTATTTAACCCTTATGTCCCCTATCCCAAGTGGCCGATCCATCATCTTACCTGCAACAAGCTTAACTTTTTACTTTAAAAGTTAACTATTGATTAATCTGTAGCCTCTTTTTGGTTAATCAAACCCCTCTCATAGAGATTTTTATAACAGAGATTTGTAATCTGTAAACCAATCATTAGCCATTATAAAACCTATGCCGCCTGTTTGTGGGTGGCCTTTAATTGTGCCCTGACAACACAATTACTGCTACCTTATTGCGGCTGGTGCTTACGTGCAATTAATTAAACCAATATACTTAACCATTTATTATGAAAACAAAATTGCTATCTCTGTTTTGTCTTTTTTGCCTGCTGCCTTTCTGGAGCTGCAGAAAATCAGGTAACCCGGCCGCGACTGCCACCGACAGTGTTAAAACTGGTAAATCATCCAAACTAAAGGTCGCCGCTGTCAGCCCATTTATCCATCCGGGCCTGTTGCATACCGAGGCCGATTTCATCCGTATGCAAACCATGGTAACAGCAAGTACCGAGCCCTGGCTTTCGGGCTGGAATAAGCTTACTGCAAATTCCCACTCCCTGTCTACCTATGTCATGAAGGGCCCGGTTGATACCGTATACCGGGGATCGGGCTCGCCTGAAAATTATTCCAAGCTGTATAACGATATTGCGGCAGCGTATCAAAATGCACTGCGGTGGAAAATTAATGGCGATGTGGCCTGTGGCAATAATGCCGTGGCTATTATGAACGCCTGGTCATCTACACTCGTAGCGATATCCGGTAGTGCCGATAGGTGGCTTGCTGCGGGCATTTACGGCTATGAGTTTGCCAATGCCGCCGAAATTATGCGCTCATACAGCGGCTGGGCAGCGGCCGACTTTACCAGGTTTAAAACCATGATGCTTACCGTGTTTTACCCCATGAACCACGATTTCCTGGTGAACCACAACGGGGCCTGCATCACCAATTACTGGGCAAACTGGGATTTGTGCAGCATGGCTTCAATCCTGTCTATCGGCATTCTGTGCGACGATGCCACCAAATACAATGAAGCTGTTACTTATTTCAAAACCGGCGCCGGTAATGGCGCAATAGACCATGCCGTACCTTTTTTATATACAGGCGGGCTTGGCCAGGGCCAGGAAAGCGGCCGCGACCAGGGGCACCAGTGCCTTGATATCTCCTTACTTGGCGCATTTTGCCAAATGGCCTACAACCAGGGCGATGACCTGTTTGGCTACGAAACCAACAAGGCGCTGGCAGTATGCGAATATACGGCCAGTTATAACCTGGGCAATACCGTACCATTTACAACTTACAACTGGGGCAGCGGTACTACCTGCGCGGCAAATTCGCAAACGGTAATTTCGGCATCAGGCCGGGGAGATATCCGGCCGTCCTGGGAGTTGATTTATAACCATTTTGCCAATGTAGCCGGGGTTACAGCTACCTATAGTGCCCAGTACGCGAGTAATATAAGGCCCGAAGGCGGTGGAGGCGATTATGGCAGCACAAGCGGCGGATACGACCAATTGGGATTTGGTACCCTTACGTATACAACAACCACCCAACCAATTGCCAATGGTACTTATCATCTCGTGAACCGGGCAAGCGGCAAATACCTGGATAACCTTGGCGCTACTGCTAATGCTGCCAATGTAGGGCAATGGGCCAGCAGTACGTCGGGTAACCAAAAATGGGTGCTATCCTATAGCGGCGGCTATTACAAGCTTACCTGTGTTTCAAGCAGTAAATGTTTGGATAGTAATGCCAATACTGCCGATGGCTCCAACGTTACCCAGTGGGCAAGCGGAACCTCGCCAAATCAGCAATGGATAATAGTGCCCGTTGGGTCGTACTATAAAGTGGTAAACCGAGCCAATGGCAAATGCCTTGATACCGGCGGCGGTACTGCTAATGGCTCTATTATGCAATTCTGGGGTAGCAATACCAGCTTAAACCAGCAGTGGTCTATTGCGCCTTGATTTTAACAACTAAGTCCAAAGTAGAAAGTCTTAAGTCGTAGGCCAGATTGTTTTTCTGACTTAGGGCTTAAGACTTTCTACTTTATATATTGACATGATGATTATATGAGTATAAAACCCCCGGTTAATTGTCATAGCAAGAGGTTGCCCAACTTTTAACTTATTAACTACTGCAGCCTGCTGTTAAACCTGATGAAGAAATTAGTTATAAAAGATATTGCCGAACAATTACAAGTATCAAAATCGACTATTTCATTTGTTTTAAATGGCAAAGCACGGCAACATGGCATTAGTATCAAACTCGAAAATAAAATATTAAAGTATGTTGAAAAGGTAGGCTATCAGCCAAGCCGCATAGCTGTTGGGCTTAGTACCGGCAAAAGCAAAACCATAGGTATGCTTGTTGAGGATATTTCGGACCCGTTTTTTTCTTCAATTGCCCGCGTTGTCGAACGGTCGGCCCTTTCTTCGGGTTATAGGGTTATTTATGGCAGTACCGAGAATGATACCGTACAGGCTATTGACCTCTTGCAGGCCTTTCGCAACCATAATGTCGACGGATATATCATCGCTCCACCGCCCGGAACTGAAAATTATATCCGGGAGCTGGTAGCCGATGGTTTCCCTGTTGTTGTATTTGACCGCGATGTGCCCGGCCTCGACTGCGATAAGGTGCTGATTGATAATTTTAACGGGGCTTTACAGGCGGTCGAGCACCTGGTAGACCGGCAGTTTAAAAATATTGCCATGGTAACGCTGTTGTCAAAGCAAAACCAGATGGAAGAGCGTGCCAATGGTTATTTAAAGGCGTTGAATGATTCCGGGCTGGTGCAAAGGATTAAACAAATACCCTATGATCTTGAAAAATCAAAATGTGTAGAACAAATCCGGAGATTCCTGGCAGGCCAAAAGGCTATCGACGCCGTGTTTTTTTCGACCAATTACCTTGCCCTGGGTGGTATAGAAGCTATCAGGCAACTTGGCCTGCAGGTTGCCAGGGACATCGGTATCGTAGTTTTTGATGATAATACCAATTTCGAACTATTTAGCCCGCCCATTTCGGCTGTTGCCCAGCCCGTAAAACAAATAGGGGAGCAGGTAACCGAAATAATGCTGAGCAGGCTGCAATCAAATACTCCCGCTGCTTTTCAGCGGATAGTGCTTAAAACCAATTTTATAGCAAGAGAATCCACATTAAGCCAACCGCTTAAAGCCAACGTGTTTTAAAAAATATTTAATCTGCGCCAATAATCAGAGCAAACGCAACTAAATAGTTACCGTCGATAAGCTGTTATGGAATAATAGCTAACTGAATAAGCTTATAGCCCCGGGAAGTTATAGCATCAAACGATACCTTATTTTTATTGGCTGATAGTGGTTAAATGATCCGGTTACCAAAGGGATTACCACTGGCCAACAACAGGCACAAATATTTGGATGTGTCTAAATTGCGCTATCAGTTTAATGTTAACCATGATTAAATGTAAAATATTGATTATGAGATATTTATAAAAAAAATATCTGAAATGTGTTAAGTTATGTTAACCCGGTTAGATGCGTTTGCCACTCGCTAACAATACCAACGCCAACTATTAAATAAATTTAAATTATATATTTATAACTTAAATATTGTTTAAGCCGTAAAAATCCTGCAGGCTATTGTATAACAGTGCAATGGCGTTTGTGATACAGTTTAAACAACCTTTACTTTATAAACCTAATTCTATTTTTTTGATTGAATGAATACCAAAATATGGCTTAGTATTTTATCGCTTTTTTTATGCAATTTGTGCTTGGCCTATCGTTTTGAAGCAAAACCGGATAGCCTCCGAAACGAATTACTCAAATCCATTGCGGCCAAAAAGCAGGTAAATGATACGGCAGTTATAAACGATTTAAATAAACTGGCTGTAGCCTATACCTCATACTATCCGGATAGCACTATTTATTACGGGCAAAAGGCAACACAGATTTCGCGCACTATAAACTACAGCACCGGCATTGCCGATGGGTTGCTGGCCGTTACAACGGTATACATCAGCCAGGCTAAATACGATATCGTATTAAAGTATATTAAAGAAAGTTTGGCGCTTTACACCCAGGCAAAAAACGTATTAGGCATTAGCGATTGTTATAAGCTTTACGGCGATTTGTACTACCAGCTAAGCGATTATCAAAAGGCATTAAGTTTTTACAATAAGGCGCTGCCAATTAAGCTTGCTATTAATGATTTGCCCGGCCTATCGCGCTTATATTTAAGCATAGGCAACAATTATGATAACCTTGGTCACTCATCCGCTGCCCTTGATTACTATTTTAAGGCCCTCAACATCGATACAAAGCTTCGTAATAAAAAGAAAATATCGGCAGATTACAATAACATTGGTGTTGTTTTGCAAAGTATGGAGATTTATCCCCAGGCCTTAACCTACTTTACCGAGGCCCTGCAAACCTGGACGCAGATGCAATCCGACGGTGGCATTAGCGTAGCCAAACAAAACATCGGCGAAGTATTAATGGCCCAGGGAAAGTATGACAACGCTATTAAATACCTTAACGATGCCCTGGCTATTGACCAAAAGCAGGACGACAAGGACGGTATAAGTACCTGTAATAGCGATTTGGCAGTTTGTTATATTCGTAAAAAACAAAATCAAAAAGCTTTAGGCTACCTGCAGCTTGCGCTAAAAGTAGCTACGGATAATAAAATGGACTACAACAAGGTAATTGCTTTGATTAATACGGCCCTGTTTTATAATGTAAACCACGATTACGCTAAAGCTTACGGTTTTGCCCTGCAGGCCAAAACACTTGCCGACCATATTGGCAGCGTTTTGCTGCGCACGAATGCCGCTGTTCAATTAATTGAAACCCTTGGCGGGCTTAAATTATACAAAGAAGCATATGCCGCCCAAAGAGATTTTGACAACATGAAGCGTACTTTCCGTAAAGATGAAAGTGTTCAAAAGTTTACCCTGTACATTACCCAATATAACTATGCCGAAAAACAGCGGCAGCAATTATTGCAGCAAAAGGCAAATGCCCTGCTCTATCAGCAAAAACTACATGATAAAGACCTGCTAAACATTATATTTTTTATAATTATAACCGCTGTATTGTTAATGGCTTTCCTGTATTACCGGCAAAAGCAACAGCAGTTAAAAATAAACACCCAGCTTAAACTCAAAAACAATGAAGTTTTGGAGCAAAAAGTGAATATAGACGAACAGGCCGAAAAGCTGAACGATTTGAATAAACTGAAAGATAAGCTGATATCCATATTGGCGCATGACCTGCGGTCGCCGCTGAGTACATTGCGCGGTTTGTTCGATCTGTTGTCTGACGAATCTATCAGCCACCAGGAAATGCTGGAGATGATCCCATCTGTAATACGAAAGCTCGATTACACGTCCGACTTTCTTGATACACTTTTATTCTGGATCAACAGCCAGCTCGAGAATTTCAATGCATCTGGAAAAAGTTTTTCAATAGATGATATTATCCAGTCGGAAATTAAAAACCATACCGAACAGGCCTCGTTTAAAGGTATTACCGTGATATATGGCGGCAATAAAGAACTACTGGCCCTGGCCGACCCGAACTCGATAAGGATAGTTGTCAGGAACTTAATTACCAACGCCATCAAGTTTTCGGGTGCGGGTGATGTTATAGAAATATCTGCCACTGAGCAGGACGAAAACGTACTGGTGACAATAACCGATACCGGTATGGGTATGCCGCCCGCCAGGGCTAATAAGCTATTTAAAAGCCAGGTGGATAGCAAGAGTGGCACACTCAACGAATCGGGAACAGGTATGGGGCTGTTGCTTTGTAAAGACCTGGTCGAAAAATGCAAAGGCCGTATCTGGGTAACCAGCAAAGAGGGTATTGGTACCAAATTTAGTTTTGTTATCCCCCTGCAACCAACGGCTACGATGGCACCAACCGAGGCCGGTTAGCAAATTGCCTGCATGCCTGGCGCTGCACACTATCACCTTTACCTGAATCTGTTTGCTGAAAATGTGACTACATTTGGCAAATAGTATCACTTCGCGTTTGTATCAGCAAAAAATGGACAGAATCCCGGTAAGACACATCAGTGCCACACAAAAAGAACCCGATACTACCGCTTTATTCAATATCTGGGCGCTTGATGAATTGCTTGCCGGTACAGATATGGTTCAGGAACTTCACCGGCACGATTTTTTTTACATCCTTGCCCTAAAAAACGGAAGCGGCCATCATGATATTGATTTTACGCATTATCAAATTTGCGACAATACCATTTTTTTTATGCGGCCGGGCCAGGTACATCAATTGGTATTAAAGGCCGGCAGCACGGGATACCTGATGCAATTTAGCGCCGGGTTTTATTTTTTGAACGATAAGGCAGCTGATCATGTGTTACGAAAAGCTGGCAGCATCAATCATTATCGACCCGGCGACAAAGGTTTTCAAAAACTATTCAATAGCCTGGCTTATATTTTACAGGAGTATACCGATAGGCACTTGTACTACCAGGAAACAATTAGGGCCAACATGGATATCTTTTTTATCGGCTTGATAAGGTTGCAGCCCGCCAATGCCGTCAGCAGCGCCAGCATGCACACGCAGGCACAGCTCGAAAAATTATTGACCCTTTTAGATACCCATGTTTTCACACACAAACAGGTAGCCTATTATGCCGATATGCTCAACTTATCCGCCTATCAGCTTAACATCATTACCACTACCACTTTGGGTAAAACCTGTTCGCAAGTAATTAATGAACATATCGTGCTCGAGGCTAAGCGATACCTTTTGGCCACAGCCAACCAGGTAAATCAAATTGCCGGCCTGTTGGGCTATCAGGATGCATCGTATTTTATCAGGTTTTTTAAAAAACACACCGGGCATTCGCCCGAAGCTTTCAGGCATAATTTTAGTTAAGTACCATACAACTGAATTTTTGTCCTATCTCTGCCGTTATCGCACAAATTATCTTTGTACCGTACAATAATATAATTAGTCAACAAAATAAAAAACGATGGAACAAACCTGGGACGAACAATACAAACAACTGTGGGACGACCGCTATAAAAAAGAAGAGTATGCTTACGGAAAAGCTCCCGATGCTTTTTTTGAACAATGGCTTAAAAAATTTGAACCTGGCCTAATACTCATGCCTGCCGATGGTGAAGGCCGTAACGGGGTTTTTGCTGCTACCCTGGGCTGGCAGGTAACGGCATTTGACCTGAGCGCCGAAGGCAAAGCCAAGGCCCTGCAATTGGCGCTGCAACGTGGTGTAAGCCTGGCCTACCTTGTGGGCGATTTGCAGCAATTAACCTTTAATGAGGAATCTTTTGATGTAATAGGACTTATATTTGCGCACTTTGCGGCCGAAAAAAAATCGCAGTTTCACCAAAAATTGGATAGATGCCTGAAGCCCGGTGGGATAGTGATATTTGAGGCATTTAGCAAAAACAACCTGCAACTTAGTTTAAATAATCCTCATATTGGCGGTCCAAAGGACATCGACATGTTGTTTTCAAAGGAAAACCTTGTAGCCGATTTTAAAGATTACGAGATATTGTTGCTGGAAGAAGAAGAATATATTTTAAACGAAAGCAGTTACCACAACGGTAAAGGATTGGTGATAAGGTTTGTTGGCCGGAAGCCTTTAACCTCAAAATAGCAGTACAAAGTTATCAAAACAACATATTTACCTGTTTAGAGGCTAACAGTCCTGCCGGAATTAGGTAAGGCGTGTTTTAATCGTCTGTATCCGGCAGCTGTTTAATCTCGATATTCCTGAAATCAACCGGTTGACCCTCACTTTGTAAGGCAACAAAGCCGCTGCTTAATAACTTTCCGTCCTGTTTATATTTAGGGTCGTAACCATTGGCCACGCCGCCTCCAATAGAGGGTTTGGAGTATTGCAGCACGGTATCGCCATTGATAATATGCGTAACTAATTTGTTGCCCAGAACAATCAGTTCGCCTTTTACCCATTGATCGCCATCATAGGTTTTCGATGTCGAACTGATGCAATGGTCGGGCCAAATCCTCCCTTTATAAACCACATCGGTACCAGGCGAGCACATATTGCCGGTTGGCCTCGGTTTTCCGTCGCCAAGGCCGCCCAATAACTGCATTTCTATTGATATCGGCCAATCCTGGTCTTTAAGCATGGTCCTGGGGTCTTGTGAATGAAACATAACACCGCTGTTAAGCAGGGTGTAGTCGGGTGCGCCTTTTTGCTGTTTGCCAACAAAACGATACTCAAACCGCAGTTTAAAGTGCGAAAATGGCGTTTTGTAATACAGGTGGCCAAATTGATTGTCAAACTCGCCATACTGATCATACCTTATCTTAATGATACCATCTTCTACCCTAAATGTATTGCCATAGTTTTCGCCAACCAGGTGATGGTTAATCTTTACAAACCAATCCTTTATATCGGTTCCATTAAAAAGCTTGTTCCAGCCTTTGCCATCGTTACCGGCATCGGCCAGCTTTTTAGCCCCGGTACAGCCAAGTAATAGCAAACAGGAAAATATAAAAAAATAGCGTGTGTTTTTCATGGCAGGGTAGGTGTTACGGTTTATGAACAGGTTGTTTAATGGTACCAAAATAGCATTAAATTCATTAGTATAAGCAAAATCACAGCACAAATAACACAACTTACAATGACATCTACCATCGGTTTTATCATCCCTTTGTTACAATTAATCAAAAAAGTAAAAAACATAAATATCAACATGTAGCTTAGTGAAAATAATGTGTAGCGATGATACAAATCCCTAAAGACCTGCTTGATCATCATTCGCATATCAGGTTGCGATTGTCTGATATGTACGGAATCATCATTGATAAAAAGCGCCCTTTCAGGTGCGATGATACCCTGCAAACCGCACATTGCCTGGAGGTAATTTTAACTGGTTCCATTGATGTTAGGTATGGCAGTTACGTACAGCACCTGGCGGCCGGCGATATCCAGTTTAGGCGGCGGGGCAATTACCAGCTGTTCCCGTCTGATGATTATACCAGCCTGCTCATTTTTATGGAAAATGAGTTTGTTGATTATTTCCTGGAAAGCCATGTGCCCGAGTTCAAACAGGAAAAACTGTGT is drawn from Mucilaginibacter ginsenosidivorax and contains these coding sequences:
- a CDS encoding tetratricopeptide repeat-containing sensor histidine kinase: MNTKIWLSILSLFLCNLCLAYRFEAKPDSLRNELLKSIAAKKQVNDTAVINDLNKLAVAYTSYYPDSTIYYGQKATQISRTINYSTGIADGLLAVTTVYISQAKYDIVLKYIKESLALYTQAKNVLGISDCYKLYGDLYYQLSDYQKALSFYNKALPIKLAINDLPGLSRLYLSIGNNYDNLGHSSAALDYYFKALNIDTKLRNKKKISADYNNIGVVLQSMEIYPQALTYFTEALQTWTQMQSDGGISVAKQNIGEVLMAQGKYDNAIKYLNDALAIDQKQDDKDGISTCNSDLAVCYIRKKQNQKALGYLQLALKVATDNKMDYNKVIALINTALFYNVNHDYAKAYGFALQAKTLADHIGSVLLRTNAAVQLIETLGGLKLYKEAYAAQRDFDNMKRTFRKDESVQKFTLYITQYNYAEKQRQQLLQQKANALLYQQKLHDKDLLNIIFFIIITAVLLMAFLYYRQKQQQLKINTQLKLKNNEVLEQKVNIDEQAEKLNDLNKLKDKLISILAHDLRSPLSTLRGLFDLLSDESISHQEMLEMIPSVIRKLDYTSDFLDTLLFWINSQLENFNASGKSFSIDDIIQSEIKNHTEQASFKGITVIYGGNKELLALADPNSIRIVVRNLITNAIKFSGAGDVIEISATEQDENVLVTITDTGMGMPPARANKLFKSQVDSKSGTLNESGTGMGLLLCKDLVEKCKGRIWVTSKEGIGTKFSFVIPLQPTATMAPTEAG
- a CDS encoding helix-turn-helix domain-containing protein, whose product is MDRIPVRHISATQKEPDTTALFNIWALDELLAGTDMVQELHRHDFFYILALKNGSGHHDIDFTHYQICDNTIFFMRPGQVHQLVLKAGSTGYLMQFSAGFYFLNDKAADHVLRKAGSINHYRPGDKGFQKLFNSLAYILQEYTDRHLYYQETIRANMDIFFIGLIRLQPANAVSSASMHTQAQLEKLLTLLDTHVFTHKQVAYYADMLNLSAYQLNIITTTTLGKTCSQVINEHIVLEAKRYLLATANQVNQIAGLLGYQDASYFIRFFKKHTGHSPEAFRHNFS
- a CDS encoding RNA polymerase sigma factor, producing the protein MGTNINYNYPFFMNMNDQLAIRWEKTRQGDVSEFGAIHHELYPVLYHYVLKITRDEIVSQDLVQELFIKMWERRERLGPIYNVRVYFFKAARSLALNYFKSQKNHLPIAEDQREIDLAFSQEEIWVNGENDVEFNRLLTLALNALPKRQKEMVHLKYFDGWTYEQIAEVTGINYQSVVNHVHRAMQQLRTNLVDDKRVQSCRIAV
- a CDS encoding class I SAM-dependent methyltransferase, whose protein sequence is MEQTWDEQYKQLWDDRYKKEEYAYGKAPDAFFEQWLKKFEPGLILMPADGEGRNGVFAATLGWQVTAFDLSAEGKAKALQLALQRGVSLAYLVGDLQQLTFNEESFDVIGLIFAHFAAEKKSQFHQKLDRCLKPGGIVIFEAFSKNNLQLSLNNPHIGGPKDIDMLFSKENLVADFKDYEILLLEEEEYILNESSYHNGKGLVIRFVGRKPLTSK
- a CDS encoding RICIN domain-containing protein, whose amino-acid sequence is MKTKLLSLFCLFCLLPFWSCRKSGNPAATATDSVKTGKSSKLKVAAVSPFIHPGLLHTEADFIRMQTMVTASTEPWLSGWNKLTANSHSLSTYVMKGPVDTVYRGSGSPENYSKLYNDIAAAYQNALRWKINGDVACGNNAVAIMNAWSSTLVAISGSADRWLAAGIYGYEFANAAEIMRSYSGWAAADFTRFKTMMLTVFYPMNHDFLVNHNGACITNYWANWDLCSMASILSIGILCDDATKYNEAVTYFKTGAGNGAIDHAVPFLYTGGLGQGQESGRDQGHQCLDISLLGAFCQMAYNQGDDLFGYETNKALAVCEYTASYNLGNTVPFTTYNWGSGTTCAANSQTVISASGRGDIRPSWELIYNHFANVAGVTATYSAQYASNIRPEGGGGDYGSTSGGYDQLGFGTLTYTTTTQPIANGTYHLVNRASGKYLDNLGATANAANVGQWASSTSGNQKWVLSYSGGYYKLTCVSSSKCLDSNANTADGSNVTQWASGTSPNQQWIIVPVGSYYKVVNRANGKCLDTGGGTANGSIMQFWGSNTSLNQQWSIAP
- a CDS encoding LacI family DNA-binding transcriptional regulator, producing the protein MKKLVIKDIAEQLQVSKSTISFVLNGKARQHGISIKLENKILKYVEKVGYQPSRIAVGLSTGKSKTIGMLVEDISDPFFSSIARVVERSALSSGYRVIYGSTENDTVQAIDLLQAFRNHNVDGYIIAPPPGTENYIRELVADGFPVVVFDRDVPGLDCDKVLIDNFNGALQAVEHLVDRQFKNIAMVTLLSKQNQMEERANGYLKALNDSGLVQRIKQIPYDLEKSKCVEQIRRFLAGQKAIDAVFFSTNYLALGGIEAIRQLGLQVARDIGIVVFDDNTNFELFSPPISAVAQPVKQIGEQVTEIMLSRLQSNTPAAFQRIVLKTNFIARESTLSQPLKANVF
- a CDS encoding 3-keto-disaccharide hydrolase, whose protein sequence is MKNTRYFFIFSCLLLLGCTGAKKLADAGNDGKGWNKLFNGTDIKDWFVKINHHLVGENYGNTFRVEDGIIKIRYDQYGEFDNQFGHLYYKTPFSHFKLRFEYRFVGKQQKGAPDYTLLNSGVMFHSQDPRTMLKDQDWPISIEMQLLGGLGDGKPRPTGNMCSPGTDVVYKGRIWPDHCISSTSKTYDGDQWVKGELIVLGNKLVTHIINGDTVLQYSKPSIGGGVANGYDPKYKQDGKLLSSGFVALQSEGQPVDFRNIEIKQLPDTDD